The genome window TTATAACACGAACGTTATGTTTAGCATAAGCCGGTAACAAGGCTTCTATTTATTATAGAAAATTATATTTATTTGTAAAACAATGAAGCCAATAGCAAGCATACTTATTTTATTTTTTATTGTAGTTTCATGTCGGAAAGAAAGCGACCCGATACCCGGGCAAAATAACCAGGGTATTGAGTATTTTCCTATTGATAGTGTTAAACAGTACTTATATGCAGTTGATAGTATTGCTTACAACGATAATAACAACAGTATAGATACGTTCAGCTTTCAGTTGAAAACTCAATTTGTAGAAAGTTTTTTAGATAACAGCGGCATACAAACGTGGCGTATTAAGCGTATGGCAAAGTATGACACTACCGGTAATTTTATTGAAATTCAAAATTACTTTTACAAACGCAACGGTAGTTATTTAATAGCCACTGAAAACAATGTAGAGTTACTAAAAGCCATTTTACCCATTAAAGCAGCATTTGTCTGGAACGGTAATTTGTTTAACTCCTTAGGGCGTATTAACTCAAAAGTAGATGCTTTAAATTCCGATTTTATACTAGCAGATACCACCTTTATTAATACATTACAAATAACAGAAACCTTTAACAGCGATTTTATTTTAGAAACAAATAAGCAAAGCATTTATCAGTTTAACAGAGGTTTGGTTTATGTACAAAATAAAAATATAGAAACACAATATATAGATGGCAAGGAGCGTAGGTCAGGTTACGATATACGCCAAAAATTGATTGGTATAATTGAATGAAGCAACACATCGCGGTCCTTTTCTTTTCATTGTTAAGTTTATTAGCAAACGCACAACAAACAAGTTATTTTATTTCGTTCGGTAATAAAGACACTGCTGACCTTAATACCAGTACTACCTTTAGCACATTAAACCCATTGCAGTTTATTTCGCAAAAGTCTATTGACCGCAGGCTAAAGTTTAATTTACCTGTTATAACCATACAGGACTTACCCATTAATGAAGCATATATAGCACAAGTATTGAGTAAAGGATTTGTGTTGCAACACACTTTAAAATGGTTTAATGGAATAATAGTTAGCTCCACTACAAACAATATAGATTCTATTAATAAATTACCCTTTATAAAAAGCATTCAGTTAATAGCAAGCGAACAGATTGCAGAGAAAGAAAAGGAAATAGATTTAACCGAAAGAGTTAACTTATTAGCGCAAAAATTTGATAAGAATGAATTGATAGATTCATCATCCATCAATGGTTTTTCTAATTTTCAATTAGCATTAAATAATATAGACCAACTTCATAAAAAGCAATTGAAAGGAGCTGGTAAATATGTGGCGGTATTTGATGCCGGTTTTAAAAATATGCAGCGCTCGCCTTATTTTAACCAACAAAATATTATAGCTACTTATAACTTAGTTAACAGCGATGAAAGTGTTTTTGCCAGCAATCAGGAAGAACATGGTTTGAGCGTAGCCGGATGTATAGCTGCCAATGCACCTTACAGGTATATGGGAGCTGCACCTGAAGCTAAATTGGTTTTATTTGAAACGGAAGTAGAAGATTCAGAACTGCCTATTGAAGAATATTATTGGGCTAAAGCCGCGGAGTTGGCTGATAGTTTAGGGGTTGATATTATTAATTCATCGTTGGGTTATACCGTTTTTGATGATGAAAAATTAGGACATAAATACAAGGAGTTTTCAGGTAATAAAACGCTCATAGCACAAGCTGCAAACATAGCTGTAAGCAAAGGCATATTGGTAGTAGTAAGTGCAGGTAACGAAGGCGATAAAATATGGGAAAAAGTAAGTACACCTGCCGATGCCGATAGCGTAATTACAGTAGCCGCTTGTGATGCACAAAAAACAGTAACCACTTTTAGTTCGGTTGGATTTAGCAAAGGAAAAAACCAAAAACCGGAGGTAACCGCTCTGGGCGAAAAAGTACAATTGGTGAATGCAATGGGTAAGGTAAGTAAAGGCAATGGTACTTCCTACTCAACACCTATTATTACCGGTTTATCAGCTTGCTTAATGGAGGCCTATCCCAATAAAAACCCACATGCTATTAAACAAGCATTTATACTCAGTGCCGATCAATATTACGACCATAATAAATACTTAGGCTACGGTATAGTTGATGCTTTATTGGCCTATGAAATACTAGCTGATTATACACGCGATACTTTACTTGATTTCAGACCCTTAGCCGATAGTAATTACCATGCTGTTGTGTTTAGTAGCTCAGATCAAAAAGTAGAAATTGAAATAGAAATTCAATCAGGCGATGAAAAAATAATTAGCAGGCAGAAAGAAAAAATACAAGAAGGCATAAACCGTTTTGCAGTTATAAAAACAAAAAAACTCCAACAAGGGGTTTATATTTTGAAAATAAAAACCAATGCAGGAGTTTTTCTTATAAAAAGGTTTGAGAAACTGTAGAAGTAAAGTAATTAAAACTTATTCTTCCACATCATACTTTCAACAGGTTTAACTGTACGTTTATTGTATTTAGCTCCTTTTTTAGTATTGTACATAATATCAATTTCGCCAGCTACTTCAAAATAAATTAACTGACCAATAGGCATACCTGCGTATATGCGTACAGGTTGCGTTGACGAAATTTCCAGTGTCCAGGTATTGCAAAAACCAACATCACCTTTTCCGGCTGTTGCGTGTATATCAATTCCTAAACGTCCGGTACTTGATTTACCTTCTAAAAAAGGTACTTGGCGATGTGTTTCAGTATATTCTGCAGTTACACCCAAATACAAAGTATTAGGCTGCAACACAAAACCCTCTACCGGAATTTCAAATACGTCTATTTTATTGTGTTCGCGTGCATCTAAAACGCGGTCCTTGTAACAAGCCAAATAACGTCCTAAGTGAACATCATAACTATTAGTTCCTAAACACTCCTTTTTAAATGGTTCTATTAAAATATTACCATTCTCAATTTCTTCAAGTATTCGTTTGTCAGAAAGTATCATTTTGCGTTGAAATAATTTTTTATTAAAGTGCAATAAAAAATAAAATCTTATTTACTTTGCCCACTATCAATCAACAATTAGCTATTAAAAATTTTGACCAAAATTTTTATGGGTTAAAATAATACCGGTCCATATTATTTAGAAAAGGACAAATAGCGGCTTAAAAGTACAGCAATAATTTAAACAACTAATTTTAAAATATATGACAAATGCACAAAACCTTGGTATAGGTAGCAGAGTTAAACACCACGATTATGGTGATGGCGTAGTAATTAATGTAAAACCCAATACCTATTATATAACTTTTGTAGCTGAAGGGGCAAAAGAAATTTCGCGCACTAACCATAGTTTGGAAATAATAGAAGCGGTGGAGCCACCGGAAGATTTAATTAGCAGTGCGGAAATAGAGAAAACACTTATTGGCATATTGCGCAGATGGACAGATGTGCAAGAGGAAGTATTTTTACACAATAAATGGCAAGGTGGTAAAATGGTTTTTTACCCTGCCGATAAAACCCAACAAGCCAAAGAAATTCCTATTGACAGCTTTTTTCACAAAATTGTAATGTTACGTGATAGGTTGAGGGTTTTAGAGCAAAGAATTAATGCCCACGATAAATTAACCGATGAAGACAAAGTAAATATGCAACAGTATATTACTAAAATTTATGGCTCCTTAACCTCATTCAATATTTTGTTTAAGTACCCTCACAATAATTTTGTAGGAGAAAAAGGAAAAGGCGAGTAGGGGCAGCATAATGAAGCAAATAGGCATTTTTTCAGATACACACGGTTTTTTTAACCCTAATTTATATAAATTTTTTGAGC of Bacteroidota bacterium contains these proteins:
- a CDS encoding S8 family serine peptidase — encoded protein: MKQHIAVLFFSLLSLLANAQQTSYFISFGNKDTADLNTSTTFSTLNPLQFISQKSIDRRLKFNLPVITIQDLPINEAYIAQVLSKGFVLQHTLKWFNGIIVSSTTNNIDSINKLPFIKSIQLIASEQIAEKEKEIDLTERVNLLAQKFDKNELIDSSSINGFSNFQLALNNIDQLHKKQLKGAGKYVAVFDAGFKNMQRSPYFNQQNIIATYNLVNSDESVFASNQEEHGLSVAGCIAANAPYRYMGAAPEAKLVLFETEVEDSELPIEEYYWAKAAELADSLGVDIINSSLGYTVFDDEKLGHKYKEFSGNKTLIAQAANIAVSKGILVVVSAGNEGDKIWEKVSTPADADSVITVAACDAQKTVTTFSSVGFSKGKNQKPEVTALGEKVQLVNAMGKVSKGNGTSYSTPIITGLSACLMEAYPNKNPHAIKQAFILSADQYYDHNKYLGYGIVDALLAYEILADYTRDTLLDFRPLADSNYHAVVFSSSDQKVEIEIEIQSGDEKIISRQKEKIQEGINRFAVIKTKKLQQGVYILKIKTNAGVFLIKRFEKL
- the dcd gene encoding dCTP deaminase; translation: MILSDKRILEEIENGNILIEPFKKECLGTNSYDVHLGRYLACYKDRVLDAREHNKIDVFEIPVEGFVLQPNTLYLGVTAEYTETHRQVPFLEGKSSTGRLGIDIHATAGKGDVGFCNTWTLEISSTQPVRIYAGMPIGQLIYFEVAGEIDIMYNTKKGAKYNKRTVKPVESMMWKNKF